A region from the Pontixanthobacter aestiaquae genome encodes:
- a CDS encoding winged helix-turn-helix transcriptional regulator yields MGDLREPLKELNECGLPEALEVMGERWSFMILRASFNGLHHFEEFLNELGIARNILSNRLSKLVEHDILNREPCADDKRRIEYRLTPKGFDLLPAMLALRQWGQKYGVEVAENPVLVDEVDRQPIGPVSIIAHDGRILDHTDLWLTERENVGTRADGSKSTRAPALERGDRVHSADGPKLAANG; encoded by the coding sequence ATGGGCGATCTTAGAGAACCGCTGAAGGAATTGAACGAGTGCGGGCTACCCGAAGCACTGGAAGTGATGGGCGAGCGGTGGTCATTCATGATCCTGCGCGCCAGCTTTAACGGGCTGCACCATTTCGAAGAGTTCCTGAACGAGCTCGGCATCGCGCGGAACATTCTGTCCAATCGCCTCAGCAAGCTGGTCGAACATGACATCCTCAACCGCGAACCATGCGCAGATGACAAGCGCCGGATCGAATATCGCCTCACCCCCAAGGGTTTCGATCTTCTCCCCGCGATGCTCGCGCTGCGCCAATGGGGTCAGAAATATGGCGTTGAAGTGGCCGAGAATCCCGTACTGGTCGATGAAGTCGATCGCCAGCCTATAGGCCCCGTTTCGATCATTGCGCATGACGGACGGATTCTCGATCATACCGATCTGTGGCTGACCGAGCGTGAAAATGTTGGCACCCGCGCAGATGGTTCAAAATCGACCCGGGCTCCCGCGCTGGAGCGTGGCGATAGGGTGCATTCAGCAGACGGCCCCAAACTCGCCGCTAATGGCTGA
- a CDS encoding Crp/Fnr family transcriptional regulator: protein MDNIDPSLLIQGGSALYIIAFLIREELALRLTVIAGTILYILYYYLFPDPPLWEAIIASVIMIFANLIVLGQILLERTTFRLSPDEKELFDAFETLTPGQFRHVLKVAEWKVSSGKDGTTLTREAEPSRSLFYVFRGIISVDKAGRQFRLPEGNFVGEIAYVLKRDTTATTVAPVGVEYVEWNTDTLRKLSKKKPNLGNALNALLTRDLAKKLSASYRPDDAMPAAKEPAALLSSE from the coding sequence TTGGACAATATCGATCCATCCTTGCTGATCCAGGGCGGGTCCGCGCTTTATATCATCGCATTCCTTATCCGAGAGGAACTGGCGCTGCGCCTGACGGTGATCGCAGGCACCATCCTGTATATCCTCTATTACTATCTGTTCCCCGACCCGCCCCTGTGGGAAGCGATTATCGCAAGTGTTATCATGATTTTTGCCAATCTGATCGTGCTCGGGCAGATCCTTCTGGAGCGCACGACATTCCGGCTCAGCCCCGATGAAAAAGAGCTGTTCGATGCGTTTGAAACACTGACGCCCGGCCAGTTCCGCCACGTTCTCAAAGTTGCCGAATGGAAAGTCTCGTCGGGCAAGGATGGGACCACTCTGACGCGCGAGGCTGAACCCTCGCGTTCGCTCTTCTATGTCTTTCGCGGAATTATTTCGGTCGACAAGGCAGGCCGGCAATTCCGCCTGCCGGAAGGTAACTTCGTGGGCGAGATTGCTTATGTTCTGAAGCGCGACACGACCGCTACCACAGTAGCACCGGTTGGCGTCGAATATGTCGAATGGAACACTGATACGCTGCGTAAGCTGAGCAAGAAGAAGCCCAACCTAGGAAATGCGCTCAACGCGCTTCTAACCCGCGACTTGGCGAAGAAGCTAAGCGCCAGCTACCGCCCTGACGATGCGATGCCAGCCGCCAAAGAACCGGCAGCCCTGCTCAGCAGCGAATAG
- a CDS encoding GtrA family protein, whose translation MEPPFLAGHTRKPPLLYRLFKPRVGWMLARNTVVSTGAFLVGLTVLWLLVEQFAMNEIVATGISFVIPNTLHYILGRTWIFKGTDRAVTTGWLLFLINGIIGLLITMGAMALLREYTPINLYVARILVSVIAGLTMFVLNAVWNFRRV comes from the coding sequence ATGGAGCCACCCTTTTTGGCGGGGCACACGCGTAAGCCGCCACTTCTCTATCGCCTGTTCAAGCCGCGGGTCGGCTGGATGCTGGCGCGTAACACCGTCGTTAGTACCGGGGCGTTTCTGGTCGGGCTGACGGTTTTGTGGCTGCTGGTCGAACAGTTTGCGATGAATGAAATTGTGGCGACAGGCATCAGCTTTGTGATTCCCAATACACTGCATTACATCCTCGGGCGGACATGGATTTTCAAAGGTACCGACCGCGCAGTGACGACGGGCTGGTTACTGTTCCTGATCAACGGGATCATAGGTCTGCTCATCACTATGGGGGCGATGGCGCTGCTGCGCGAATATACGCCGATCAACCTTTATGTGGCGCGAATTCTGGTTTCTGTGATTGCGGGGCTGACCATGTTTGTGCTCAATGCGGTGTGGAATTTCCGGCGCGTATAG
- a CDS encoding ferritin-like domain-containing protein produces the protein MIQWFGRRYLDLLGSIYIYNEHRGYTAIDRVLDAVRVRSPDDTALIAAIEQHRADERKHYVMFKRWFELRGTRPLSVGRMFGHIDRFIEIMFGRSIDNLDTQEVIDRDELFERMCRVISLTEKRGYKQVEILLGNRFVKSDPALVKIFQIIKKDEPSHWTPYDGWLRDHAKREPKWWERAVDGLIHSELLFIKLPLLFLNPLSKRRTDWADDAEENPDRYSRRPRLPEPTLAEAGLA, from the coding sequence ATGATCCAATGGTTCGGCCGCAGATATCTCGATCTGCTCGGGTCGATATACATCTATAATGAGCATCGCGGATATACCGCGATTGACCGCGTGCTGGATGCGGTGCGGGTGCGTTCTCCGGACGATACCGCGCTGATCGCCGCGATCGAGCAGCACCGCGCGGATGAGCGCAAGCATTATGTCATGTTCAAACGCTGGTTCGAACTGCGCGGCACACGTCCGCTCTCGGTCGGGCGGATGTTTGGTCATATCGACCGCTTTATCGAGATCATGTTCGGCCGCTCCATCGACAATCTTGACACGCAGGAAGTGATCGACCGTGACGAGCTGTTCGAGCGGATGTGCCGGGTGATCTCGCTGACTGAAAAACGCGGCTATAAGCAGGTCGAGATTCTGCTCGGCAACCGTTTCGTCAAATCGGACCCGGCGCTGGTGAAGATTTTCCAGATCATCAAGAAGGACGAACCGAGCCATTGGACACCTTATGACGGATGGCTGCGCGATCATGCCAAACGCGAGCCGAAATGGTGGGAACGCGCGGTGGACGGGCTGATCCATTCGGAATTGCTGTTCATCAAACTGCCGCTGCTGTTCCTCAATCCCTTGTCAAAACGGCGCACCGACTGGGCCGACGATGCAGAGGAAAATCCGGACCGGTATTCGCGCCGCCCCCGGTTGCCCGAACCGACTTTGGCCGAAGCCGGATTGGCCTGA
- the yaaA gene encoding peroxide stress protein YaaA, translating to MLTLLSPAKKLNFDPLETGLEITSPRLTDDMREIATVAKKQSAADLKRLMKISDNLAELNAERFKAFDLDGRSNSAKPAGLTFDGDVYWGLEAKSMGDETLAYAQDHLRILSGLYGLLRPMDAIQPYRLEMGTKMKNPRGTSLYDFWGSTIAETLDGDLDGHDDQTIVNLASDEYFKAVDRDTLSAPVITADFLNVKDGEARKLMYHVKFARGLMARWIMDNRVDRAEGLKDFDAEGYKYDAKASSETELVFSRKQPPVKG from the coding sequence ATGCTGACACTCCTCTCCCCTGCCAAGAAGCTGAATTTCGACCCGCTCGAAACCGGGCTTGAGATAACCAGCCCGCGCCTGACCGACGATATGCGCGAGATTGCCACCGTCGCGAAAAAGCAATCGGCGGCGGATTTGAAACGCCTGATGAAAATATCCGACAATCTCGCAGAGCTGAATGCAGAACGGTTCAAAGCCTTCGATCTGGACGGGCGGAGCAATTCGGCCAAGCCTGCGGGGCTCACTTTCGATGGCGATGTCTATTGGGGCTTGGAGGCGAAGAGCATGGGCGATGAAACGCTCGCCTATGCGCAGGACCATTTGAGGATTTTGTCGGGCCTATATGGTCTGCTGCGCCCGATGGATGCGATCCAGCCTTACCGCCTCGAAATGGGCACCAAGATGAAAAACCCGCGCGGCACATCGCTTTATGATTTTTGGGGCAGCACGATTGCGGAGACTCTGGATGGCGATCTGGATGGCCATGATGACCAGACCATTGTGAATCTGGCGTCGGATGAATATTTCAAAGCGGTAGACCGCGATACCCTATCCGCTCCTGTCATCACCGCTGACTTCCTGAATGTGAAAGACGGTGAAGCGCGCAAACTGATGTATCACGTCAAATTCGCCCGCGGCCTGATGGCGCGCTGGATCATGGACAACCGTGTCGACCGTGCGGAGGGCCTGAAAGACTTCGACGCCGAGGGTTACAAGTACGACGCGAAGGCTTCGAGCGAGACTGAACTGGTGTTTTCGAGGAAGCAGCCGCCGGTTAAGGGGTGA